AGAAGCGATTCAAGGACTGCATCAACGTGGAGTAAAAGTAATATTATGTGGTGCTAACTCTTTAGTGGAAGGCAAGTTACGTAAAATGGGACTGATTCAATTAATTGGTGAGCACAATTTTTATAAAGAATTTTCACAAGCTCTTGCCGCAAGTCATAATAATTCTTCCAACCAAAAGGAAGAGGGTTATACCGAACCAAGAAAGCCTCCATTGTTACAACAATAGTTCTATTAGCTTAGCATGGGTTACGTTACGTGTATCAATTTGTAGTATAGCCTGGTTGTTTACAACCGGGCTACGCGAACTGAAGCTTTTCTATTCTTGTTGCGTTGTAAGCGTTTCTCCGATGCTCATTTACTTTCTGCAGCGAGTTTGGAAAGAGGTTTAATGAGCATGAGATAATGTTATAAGGTATTGCCCTGTCTTTTATGGCTTGCTGGCATTATTTTAAATCATTTAAGCAAACATTAAATGTTCTAATTCCAATAGGCCCACAATTTAAGTAGAATGACAATCATTTTATGGATTTGGGGTAACTATGACAGTTAAAGCACATACTATTGACCTAGCGCAAGTAGGCATGCATGACCTGGAGCAAGTTGGTGGTAAAAACTCTTCCCTTGGTGAAATGATTAGTCATTTATCATCAGCGGGCGTTGCTGTTCCTGGGGGCTTTGCTACTACAGCAGATTCATTCAGAGAGTTTTTATCGCGCGGTGGTCTAGATAAAAAAATATATGAACAATTATCTGCTTTGGATATCGAAGATGTATGCCAATTAGCCATAGTAGGGAAACAAATTCGGGATATGATAGTAAATACCCCATTTACTCCTGAATTTGAACAAGCAGTTCGTCTGGCTTATCAAAAATTAACTCAACAAATTGGCCATGATGATTTTAGTGTGGCTGTGCGATCTTCTGCAACTGCTGAAGATTTACCAGATGCATCTTTTGCAGGACAACAAGAGACATTTCTAAATATTAAAGGTATTGAGGCCGTATTGCTGTCAATAAAGCATGTTTTCGCCTCTTTATTTAATGATCGGGCTATTGCCTATCGGGTGCATCACAACTTTGCTCATAATGAAGTGGCTTTATCTGCTGGTGTTCAGCAAATGATTCGTAGTGATTTAGCAGCTAGTGGTGTTATGTTTACTATGGATACTGAATCAGGGTTTGACGAGGTCGTGTTTATTACTTCTTCTTATGGCTTGGGGGAAATGGTAGTGCAGGGAGCGGTAAATCCTGATGAGTTTTATGTACATAAGCCAGGGATTAGAGCCAATAAACCGGCCGTTATTCGAAAAAATCTAGGCTCTAAAGCCTTAAAGATGGTTTATTGTGATGATCCAAATCTTGAGCGACGTGTAAAGACTGTCGATGTAGAGATCAATGAGCGCTTATTGTTTTCTTTGAATGAGAAAGAGATTGAGCAGCTCGCCCAACAAGCATTAATTATAGAAAAGCACTATGGTCGTCCTATGGACATTGAATGGGCGAAAGACGGCGTAGATGGCAAATTATATATTCTCCAAGCGCGTCCTGAGACTGTGAAAAGCCGCGATAATAAACAGGTATTGGAACGCTACACCTTACAAAAAAGAGGCTCCGTTTTAGCTGAAGGCCGTAGCATAGGTCAGCGGATTGGCCAGGGTAAGGCGAGAGTTATTAAAGACATTAGTGAAATGCACAAAGTTCAACCAGGTGATGTTCTGGTTTCTGACATGACCGATCCTGATTGGGAGCCTGTGATGAAACGTGCTTCCGCTATTGTAACTAACCGAGGCGGAAGAACTTGTCATGCAGCAATTATTGCTCGTGAATTAGGTATTCCCGCAGTTGTAGGGTGTGGTGATGCCACTAAAACAATAGCCGATGGAGATGAAGTTACCGTCAGTTGTGCTGAAGGTGACTCAGGTTTTGTTTATGCGGGCATTTTACCTTTTGAGCGAGTAAGCTTAGATGTCGATACTATGCCTGAATTACCGATGAAAGTGATGTTGAATGTGGGTAATCCTGAAAGGGCGTTTGCATTTCAGTCCATACCTAACGCTGGCGTAGGCTTGGCGCGTTTGGAATTTTTAATATCGAATACTATAGGGATTCATCCCAGAGCTTTATTAGATTTTGATACTTTAGAGGATCAAAATCTTAAAAAATTTATTATGGAGAAAACTGCTGCTTACGCTTCTCCAGTAGAATATTATATTGAGCGTTTGAAAGAGGGAATTGCGACAATTGCGGGGGCGTTTTATCCCAAACCGGTTATTGTAAGATTGTCTGATTTTAAATCCAACGAATACGCAAATCTGGTTGGTGGTACTTTATACGAGCCTCATGAAGAAAATCCTATGCTTGGTTTTAGAGG
This Legionella fallonii LLAP-10 DNA region includes the following protein-coding sequences:
- the ppsA gene encoding phosphoenolpyruvate synthase, which encodes MTVKAHTIDLAQVGMHDLEQVGGKNSSLGEMISHLSSAGVAVPGGFATTADSFREFLSRGGLDKKIYEQLSALDIEDVCQLAIVGKQIRDMIVNTPFTPEFEQAVRLAYQKLTQQIGHDDFSVAVRSSATAEDLPDASFAGQQETFLNIKGIEAVLLSIKHVFASLFNDRAIAYRVHHNFAHNEVALSAGVQQMIRSDLAASGVMFTMDTESGFDEVVFITSSYGLGEMVVQGAVNPDEFYVHKPGIRANKPAVIRKNLGSKALKMVYCDDPNLERRVKTVDVEINERLLFSLNEKEIEQLAQQALIIEKHYGRPMDIEWAKDGVDGKLYILQARPETVKSRDNKQVLERYTLQKRGSVLAEGRSIGQRIGQGKARVIKDISEMHKVQPGDVLVSDMTDPDWEPVMKRASAIVTNRGGRTCHAAIIARELGIPAVVGCGDATKTIADGDEVTVSCAEGDSGFVYAGILPFERVSLDVDTMPELPMKVMLNVGNPERAFAFQSIPNAGVGLARLEFLISNTIGIHPRALLDFDTLEDQNLKKFIMEKTAAYASPVEYYIERLKEGIATIAGAFYPKPVIVRLSDFKSNEYANLVGGTLYEPHEENPMLGFRGASRYVSPSFEECFALECKAVRRVREDMGLTNVEVMIPFVRTVSEASNVIQVLKQHGLQRGKHGLRIIMMCELPSNALLAHQFLEYFDGFSIGSNDLTQLTLGLDRDSGLVAAQFDERNDAVKALLHMAIAACKKENKYIGICGQGPSDHQDFAQWLMKEGIDSVSLNPDSVLETCLFLAKQ